Proteins encoded together in one Deinococcus irradiatisoli window:
- a CDS encoding response regulator — MSHTILVADDEPAIRTMLEVILSADGHEIVAVADGKTALEYLQTHTPDVMLLDVQMPFMDGFEICSRVKRIKRLRHTPVLLLTALDDDQTRDHAKLVGADDIVAKPLSGKNLRGRITHLINDRQQS; from the coding sequence ATGTCGCATACCATCCTTGTCGCAGACGATGAACCGGCCATCCGCACCATGCTGGAAGTCATTCTGTCGGCAGATGGGCACGAGATCGTGGCGGTCGCCGACGGCAAGACCGCGCTGGAATACCTCCAGACCCACACCCCCGACGTGATGCTGCTCGACGTGCAGATGCCGTTCATGGACGGCTTCGAGATCTGCTCGCGGGTCAAGCGCATCAAGCGGCTGCGCCATACCCCGGTGCTGCTGCTGACCGCCCTCGACGACGACCAGACCCGCGATCACGCCAAGCTGGTCGGGGCCGACGACATCGTCGCCAAGCCGCTGTCGGGCAAGAACCTGCGTGGCCGCATCACGCATCTGATCAATGATCGCCAGCAGTCGTAA
- a CDS encoding long-chain-fatty-acid--CoA ligase has translation MNRPWLTHYERGVPHDFTGEAMTLPQLLGRAAERHAARPALDFLGHRQTYRQLWSNARHFAAGLQRLGVHKGDRVAIMLPNTPQFVVAFFGAALAGAVVVNTSPLYTAKELEHQLIDSGAKVLVMLDSFYPRFAEIEANPAVQVQHVVVTGIQDALPFPKNRLYPLLEKRKGQFIQVKESGKVRGFGHLLAPQHTAPYEVQLQPDDVALLQYTGGTTGVPKGAMLTHRNLVANAQQAACWMPELREGQEVTLGAIPFFHVYGMTVAMNLSLLIGANIVLIPNPRDLKMVLGAIEKSGVTLFPGVPTMYNAINNSPDTPRFNLKSVRACISGSAPLPAETARKFRELTGGANLVEGYGLTESSPITHTNPVSGEQRPGIGLPLPGIDASIRNDQGEEVPAGEVGELWVAGPNIMAGYWQRPQDTAHTIREEGGVRWLLTGDLARMDEDGYFSIVDRKKELILVGGHNVYPREVEEVLYQHPAVLEGAVIGVADAYRGEQVKAFVVLKPEMQASEAEIIDFCKRHLSPYKAPRRVEFRGALPLSAAGKVLRRVLADEEKANAAALSAGY, from the coding sequence ATGAACAGGCCCTGGCTTACGCATTACGAACGCGGCGTGCCGCACGACTTTACCGGCGAGGCCATGACGCTGCCGCAACTGCTGGGCCGCGCCGCTGAGCGCCACGCTGCCCGACCGGCGCTGGATTTCCTGGGCCACCGCCAGACCTACCGCCAGCTGTGGAGCAACGCCCGGCACTTTGCGGCGGGCCTGCAGCGCCTGGGCGTGCACAAAGGCGACCGGGTGGCGATCATGCTGCCCAACACCCCGCAGTTCGTAGTGGCGTTTTTCGGCGCGGCGCTGGCGGGCGCGGTGGTGGTCAACACCTCGCCGCTCTACACCGCCAAGGAACTCGAGCACCAGCTGATCGACTCCGGCGCGAAGGTGCTGGTGATGCTCGACAGCTTCTATCCGCGCTTCGCCGAGATCGAGGCCAACCCCGCCGTGCAGGTGCAGCACGTCGTGGTGACCGGCATCCAGGACGCCCTGCCGTTTCCCAAGAACCGGCTTTATCCGCTGCTCGAAAAGCGCAAGGGCCAGTTCATTCAGGTCAAGGAAAGCGGCAAGGTGCGCGGCTTCGGTCACCTGCTCGCTCCCCAGCACACCGCGCCGTATGAAGTCCAGCTGCAGCCGGACGACGTGGCCCTCCTGCAGTACACCGGCGGCACCACCGGCGTGCCCAAGGGCGCCATGCTGACCCACCGCAATCTGGTCGCCAATGCCCAGCAGGCCGCCTGCTGGATGCCGGAGTTGCGCGAAGGTCAGGAAGTCACGCTGGGCGCCATCCCGTTTTTTCACGTCTACGGCATGACGGTGGCGATGAACTTAAGCCTGCTGATCGGCGCAAACATCGTGCTGATTCCCAATCCCCGCGACCTCAAGATGGTGCTGGGGGCCATCGAGAAGAGCGGCGTGACCCTCTTTCCCGGCGTGCCGACGATGTACAACGCCATCAACAATTCGCCGGACACGCCCCGCTTCAACCTCAAGTCGGTGCGGGCCTGCATCTCCGGCAGCGCGCCGCTGCCCGCCGAGACCGCCCGCAAGTTCCGCGAACTGACCGGCGGCGCCAACCTGGTCGAGGGTTACGGCCTGACCGAGAGCAGCCCGATCACCCACACCAACCCGGTGAGCGGCGAGCAGCGCCCCGGCATCGGGCTGCCGCTGCCCGGCATCGACGCCAGTATCAGAAACGACCAGGGCGAGGAAGTGCCTGCTGGAGAAGTCGGCGAGCTGTGGGTGGCCGGCCCCAACATCATGGCCGGCTACTGGCAGCGCCCCCAGGACACCGCCCACACCATCCGCGAGGAAGGCGGCGTGCGCTGGCTGCTGACCGGCGACCTGGCCCGCATGGACGAGGACGGCTACTTCAGCATCGTGGACCGCAAGAAAGAACTGATCCTGGTGGGCGGGCACAACGTCTACCCGCGCGAGGTCGAGGAAGTGCTCTATCAGCACCCCGCCGTGCTGGAGGGGGCCGTGATCGGGGTGGCCGACGCCTACCGAGGCGAGCAGGTCAAGGCGTTCGTGGTGCTCAAACCCGAGATGCAGGCCAGCGAGGCCGAGATCATCGATTTTTGCAAGCGCCATCTCAGCCCCTACAAAGCGCCGCGCCGCGTGGAGTTCCGCGGCGCGCTGCCGCTCTCGGCGGCGGGCAAGGTGCTGCGCCGGGTGCTGGCCGACGAGGAAAAGGCCAACGCCGCCGCGCTGAGCGCCGGGTACTGA
- the phoU gene encoding phosphate signaling complex protein PhoU, translating to MREVLEQDLQQVLSDALEMLGTVERMLPIAADVLLHQNVSRLPEIRSIDREVDALESRIEAECLRIIALHQPVARDLRLVALVLKSLSDIERMGDYAVHVAADGAELAQAAPLKRYINLGRMLERLQEMSVHLRAAITERDVVKAREALQMDDEVDDLYEQVQRELVTYMLEDPRNISKSLTLMRVGRSLERIGDHMENVAERLQYWITGQRELQVRD from the coding sequence ATGCGTGAAGTTTTGGAACAAGACCTTCAACAAGTGCTGAGTGACGCCCTGGAGATGCTCGGCACCGTGGAGCGGATGCTGCCGATCGCCGCCGACGTGCTGCTGCACCAGAACGTCAGCCGCCTGCCGGAAATCCGCTCGATCGACCGCGAGGTGGACGCGCTGGAAAGCCGCATCGAGGCCGAGTGCCTGCGGATCATCGCCCTGCACCAGCCGGTGGCGCGCGACCTCCGGCTGGTGGCACTGGTGCTCAAGAGCTTGTCGGACATCGAGCGGATGGGCGACTACGCCGTGCATGTCGCCGCCGACGGCGCCGAACTCGCGCAGGCCGCGCCGCTCAAGCGCTATATCAACCTGGGCCGGATGCTCGAACGCCTGCAGGAAATGAGCGTGCACCTGCGCGCCGCCATCACCGAGCGCGACGTGGTCAAGGCCCGCGAGGCGCTGCAGATGGACGACGAGGTTGACGACCTCTACGAGCAGGTGCAGCGCGAACTGGTGACCTACATGCTCGAAGACCCGCGCAACATCTCCAAGAGCCTGACCCTGATGCGGGTGGGGCGCAGCCTGGAGCGCATCGGCGACCACATGGAAAACGTGGCCGAGCGCCTGCAGTACTGGATCACCGGGCAGCGCGAGTTGCAAGTCAGAGACTGA
- a CDS encoding sensor histidine kinase has product MDPLSARSTPPALPHAWQDALPQAVVLFEAGRITHLNAAAARLWGVSNEKAVGRPLLEVLRRHTLEALAERGGELELDVSGRTLRCWAVPGALIVEDVTDHRRREAELREATAILSHEFRTPVTGLRGVLEALEYAMPAELQQTFVKQGLQEVERLARLVEDLAVGFRPTRARTVPLSEVFARAERLLAADLGAHATRLSFGDDHLVRADPDKLLQILLNLIENALKYGPRGGTVEVRASARGSWTEVAVSDEGAPLSASEHLFQAHTRGENATGLGSGMGLYIVRSIVQGWGGQAWAERRGERNAFVFTLPGVAGLT; this is encoded by the coding sequence ATGGACCCCCTGAGCGCCAGGAGCACGCCGCCGGCCCTGCCGCACGCCTGGCAGGACGCGCTGCCGCAGGCGGTGGTGCTGTTCGAGGCCGGCCGCATCACCCACCTCAACGCCGCCGCGGCCCGCTTGTGGGGGGTGAGCAACGAGAAGGCGGTGGGCCGCCCGCTGCTGGAAGTCCTGAGACGCCACACCCTGGAAGCCTTGGCCGAGCGCGGCGGCGAACTCGAACTCGACGTGTCCGGGCGCACCCTGCGCTGCTGGGCGGTGCCGGGAGCGCTCATCGTCGAGGACGTCACCGACCACCGCCGCCGCGAGGCCGAGCTGCGCGAAGCCACCGCCATCTTGTCGCACGAATTCCGCACGCCGGTCACGGGCCTGCGCGGGGTGCTCGAAGCGCTGGAATACGCCATGCCCGCCGAGTTGCAGCAGACCTTCGTCAAGCAGGGGTTGCAGGAAGTCGAGCGCCTGGCGCGCCTGGTCGAGGACCTGGCGGTGGGCTTCAGGCCCACCCGGGCGCGCACCGTGCCGCTGAGCGAGGTGTTCGCCCGCGCCGAGCGCCTGCTGGCCGCCGATTTGGGCGCCCACGCCACCCGGCTGAGTTTCGGCGACGACCATCTGGTGCGCGCCGATCCCGACAAGCTGCTGCAGATTCTGCTCAACCTGATCGAAAACGCCCTCAAGTACGGTCCGCGCGGCGGCACGGTGGAGGTGCGCGCCAGCGCGCGCGGCTCCTGGACCGAGGTGGCGGTCAGCGACGAGGGCGCGCCGCTGAGCGCCTCGGAGCACCTCTTTCAGGCGCACACCCGCGGCGAGAACGCCACCGGCCTGGGCAGCGGCATGGGCCTTTATATTGTCCGCAGCATCGTGCAGGGCTGGGGCGGTCAGGCCTGGGCCGAGCGCCGGGGCGAGCGCAACGCTTTCGTCTTCACCCTGCCGGGCGTGGCCGGACTGACCTGA
- a CDS encoding response regulator transcription factor gives MSHVVVIEDESTVQGVLKFHLERAGLRVSTFSAVEDALPSLGSADALVLDWMLPGESGLSFLRRLRADRDLTTLPVLMLTARAAEAERVEGLESGADDYLTKPFSAAELVARVRALLRRTQAGAPQLITLGPLIIDVPAAEARKDNLNLNLTRREFDLLTFLALNAGRVYSRTELLDKVWGADFLGGERTVDQHVTQLRAHLGDDPAQPQFLETVRGKGYRMRTWTP, from the coding sequence GTGAGCCATGTGGTGGTCATCGAAGACGAGAGCACGGTGCAGGGGGTGCTCAAATTTCACCTGGAGCGGGCCGGCCTGAGGGTTTCTACCTTTTCGGCGGTCGAGGACGCGCTGCCGAGCCTGGGCAGCGCCGACGCCCTGGTGCTCGACTGGATGCTGCCCGGCGAGAGCGGCCTGAGTTTCCTGCGGCGCCTGCGCGCTGACCGCGACCTCACCACGCTGCCGGTGCTGATGCTCACCGCCCGCGCCGCCGAGGCCGAGCGGGTCGAGGGCCTGGAATCCGGGGCCGACGACTACCTCACCAAGCCGTTTTCCGCCGCCGAACTGGTGGCGCGGGTGCGGGCGCTGCTGCGCCGGACCCAGGCCGGCGCGCCGCAGCTGATCACCCTGGGGCCGCTGATCATCGACGTGCCGGCCGCCGAAGCGCGCAAGGACAACCTCAACCTCAACCTGACCCGGCGCGAATTCGATCTGCTGACCTTTCTGGCGCTCAACGCCGGGCGGGTCTACTCGCGCACCGAACTGCTCGACAAGGTCTGGGGCGCCGACTTCCTGGGCGGCGAGCGCACGGTGGACCAGCACGTCACGCAGCTGCGCGCCCACCTCGGCGACGACCCGGCCCAGCCGCAGTTTCTGGAGACGGTCCGCGGCAAAGGCTACCGGATGCGCACATGGACCCCCTGA
- a CDS encoding MBL fold metallo-hydrolase, with translation MTTATPAATVEHGPLRVSTLSTGPLQENAVLVWDAASGEGYLIDPGDEAGKLLGWVMNQGVKVRGILLTHAHFDHIGAVQPLREALNVPVWLHERDLPLYRAGQQSASRWNLPFVQPADPDHFITQDQVFSAGKLRLKARELPGHAPGHVVFVGEGLAVVGDTLFQGGIGRTDLPGGNHPQLMQGIVAELLSLPRSTALYPGHGASSSVAAEQASNPFLM, from the coding sequence ATGACTACGGCCACACCTGCCGCCACCGTTGAGCACGGCCCGCTTCGGGTCAGCACCCTGTCCACCGGACCGCTCCAGGAAAACGCCGTGCTGGTCTGGGACGCCGCAAGCGGCGAGGGCTACCTGATCGACCCCGGCGACGAGGCCGGCAAGCTGCTGGGCTGGGTGATGAACCAGGGCGTCAAGGTCCGGGGCATTTTGCTCACCCACGCCCACTTCGACCATATCGGCGCGGTGCAGCCCCTGCGCGAAGCGCTCAACGTGCCGGTGTGGCTGCATGAGCGCGACCTGCCGCTCTACCGCGCCGGGCAGCAGAGCGCTTCGCGCTGGAACCTGCCGTTCGTGCAGCCCGCCGACCCCGACCATTTCATCACCCAGGATCAGGTGTTCAGCGCCGGCAAGCTGCGCCTCAAGGCCCGCGAGCTGCCGGGCCACGCGCCGGGCCACGTGGTCTTCGTGGGCGAGGGCCTGGCGGTGGTGGGCGACACCCTCTTTCAGGGCGGCATCGGGCGCACCGATCTGCCGGGCGGCAACCATCCCCAGCTGATGCAGGGCATCGTGGCCGAGCTGCTTTCCCTGCCGCGCAGCACCGCCCTCTACCCCGGTCACGGCGCCAGCAGCAGCGTGGCGGCCGAGCAGGCCAGCAATCCGTTTTTGATGTAG
- a CDS encoding MFS transporter: MKTGPKVAPDRSGKVRRPGVSSGLNLPGGLIALMVNNFLMWGGFFMVIPLITVHFGAGLGWSALSVGAVLGTRQLTQQGLTVFGGALSDRIGPRPLIALGLFTRALGFAAMGLSTTFPALLASAILAGVGGGLFDAPKNAAVTALSTPENRVRVFSLMSMAGNLGMVTGPLIGAALSNLAFRTVTLTSACAYLAALGILLLAVPKVPGTQSSGSGLGGLLTVARDRRFVLFTLTLSGYFILSTQINVAIALRAVELAGPTATGPLYALQAGLAVLLQYPVMLLAGRHFTSRQILMGGVTLAAAGLGSVALAHSFAGLLVCTGLFGLGAMTVFPTQQTLTARMAPPQLMGSYFGLGALSLGLGGALGSVLGGVLVDLGRRLSWPALPWLSFLLIGLLTVWGLSRSLPREERAAGER; the protein is encoded by the coding sequence TTGAAAACGGGACCGAAGGTCGCCCCTGACCGCAGCGGGAAGGTCAGACGGCCCGGTGTTTCTTCCGGCCTCAACCTGCCGGGCGGCCTGATCGCCCTGATGGTCAACAACTTCCTGATGTGGGGCGGGTTTTTCATGGTGATTCCGCTGATCACGGTGCATTTCGGCGCCGGGCTGGGCTGGAGCGCCCTGAGCGTCGGCGCCGTGCTCGGCACCCGCCAGCTGACCCAGCAGGGCCTGACGGTGTTCGGCGGCGCGCTCTCCGACCGCATCGGTCCCCGGCCGCTAATCGCCCTGGGCCTCTTTACCCGGGCGCTGGGCTTCGCGGCGATGGGCCTGAGCACCACCTTTCCGGCGCTGCTGGCCTCCGCCATTCTGGCCGGGGTGGGCGGCGGCCTCTTCGACGCGCCCAAGAACGCCGCCGTGACGGCGCTGAGCACCCCCGAGAACCGGGTGCGGGTCTTTTCGCTGATGAGCATGGCCGGCAACCTCGGCATGGTGACCGGCCCCCTGATCGGCGCCGCGCTCTCGAATCTGGCCTTCCGCACCGTGACGCTGACCTCGGCCTGCGCGTATCTGGCGGCGCTGGGCATCCTGCTGCTGGCGGTGCCGAAGGTTCCCGGCACCCAGAGTTCGGGCAGCGGGCTGGGCGGCCTGCTGACGGTGGCGCGCGACCGGCGCTTCGTGCTGTTTACCCTGACGCTGAGCGGGTATTTCATTCTCTCGACCCAGATCAACGTGGCGATCGCGCTGCGCGCCGTGGAACTGGCCGGCCCCACCGCCACCGGGCCGCTCTACGCGCTGCAGGCGGGGCTGGCTGTCTTGTTGCAGTACCCGGTGATGCTGCTGGCCGGGCGGCATTTCACCAGCCGCCAGATTTTGATGGGCGGCGTGACGCTGGCCGCCGCCGGGCTGGGCAGCGTGGCGCTGGCGCACAGTTTCGCGGGCCTGCTGGTCTGCACCGGCCTGTTCGGTCTGGGCGCCATGACGGTGTTTCCCACCCAGCAGACCCTCACCGCCCGGATGGCGCCGCCGCAGCTGATGGGCAGTTACTTCGGCCTGGGGGCGCTGTCGCTGGGCTTGGGCGGGGCGCTGGGCAGCGTGCTCGGCGGGGTGCTGGTCGATCTGGGACGCCGTTTAAGCTGGCCAGCTTTGCCGTGGCTCAGCTTTCTCCTGATCGGCCTGCTGACGGTCTGGGGCCTGAGCCGCAGCCTGCCCAGGGAAGAGCGGGCGGCGGGCGAGCGCTAG
- a CDS encoding diguanylate cyclase: MVKLYTYLLQRQMLLWAVLLLVGCSGVWTMLHQRGAFLRVQESRQEITQIQATLVTVLNLETGIRGYAITGETPFLEPYNAARRLIDDQVQALRRAQYEHEDESSPAQLNHVARIETLLQRWFKDIAEYEIANRDPYPERVVAVEKSGRGKQLIDAVRAEIMAYDGAEQRELQVRQAQAQRAQRLNQDLTIAGMVGAILISVLSSLRVARTLDRKIKRFADAAEQLAVAEQAPTLGHFRIQELNHLAHSFNAMSARLNESHSALAAHNAALQERNTEVVTSNVLAVQLQTCLNIEEGLTVLQRVLPQVFGQCSGQLAVLNPSRNLLEVKVHWPGPTSGVLMTDPSHCLAVRRGQVYDAHEEVLGLPCPLMGGAHLCLPLMAQGEMLGHLQLSGLSDAAGPYAAVKSLAQTIANQSALGLSNLRLRESLRQQSIRDPLTGLFNRRYLDETFERELQRAVRHGQALAVLMLDVDHFKRFNDTYGHDAGDLVLTSLGRLLREQFRTEDIVCRYGGEEFAVVMPGAELASALLRAEGLRRAAAALSVTSAGTVLNGITLSIGVSAYPLHGDEPGQLLTLADQALYRAKQTGRNRVIAAQS, encoded by the coding sequence ATGGTCAAACTCTACACCTACCTCCTTCAGCGCCAGATGCTGCTCTGGGCCGTTTTGCTGCTGGTGGGGTGCTCGGGGGTCTGGACCATGCTGCACCAGCGCGGAGCCTTTCTGCGGGTCCAGGAATCCCGGCAGGAGATCACGCAGATTCAGGCCACACTGGTCACGGTCCTGAACCTGGAAACGGGCATCCGGGGCTACGCGATCACCGGAGAAACACCTTTCCTGGAGCCGTATAACGCGGCCCGCCGCCTGATCGACGATCAGGTGCAGGCGCTGCGCCGGGCGCAGTACGAACACGAGGACGAGTCCAGCCCGGCGCAGCTGAACCATGTGGCCCGCATCGAAACGCTCCTCCAGCGCTGGTTCAAGGACATCGCGGAATACGAGATCGCCAACCGGGACCCGTATCCCGAGCGGGTGGTCGCCGTCGAAAAAAGCGGCCGGGGCAAGCAGCTGATCGACGCGGTGCGCGCCGAGATCATGGCCTACGACGGCGCCGAGCAGCGAGAACTGCAGGTGCGTCAGGCCCAGGCCCAGCGGGCGCAGCGCCTGAACCAGGACCTGACCATCGCCGGCATGGTCGGGGCCATCCTGATCTCGGTGCTGTCGAGTCTGCGGGTGGCGCGGACCCTGGACCGTAAAATCAAGCGCTTCGCGGACGCGGCCGAGCAGCTGGCCGTCGCCGAGCAGGCCCCCACCCTGGGCCACTTCCGTATTCAGGAGCTCAATCACCTGGCCCACAGCTTCAACGCCATGTCTGCCCGCCTGAACGAGTCGCACTCGGCGCTGGCCGCCCACAACGCGGCGCTCCAGGAACGCAACACCGAAGTCGTGACGAGCAATGTGCTGGCCGTGCAGCTTCAGACCTGCCTGAACATCGAAGAAGGGCTGACCGTTCTTCAGCGGGTGCTGCCTCAGGTGTTCGGGCAGTGCAGCGGCCAGCTGGCGGTGCTCAATCCCTCCAGAAACCTGCTGGAAGTCAAGGTGCACTGGCCGGGGCCAACCTCCGGCGTCCTGATGACCGATCCGAGCCACTGCCTGGCGGTGCGGCGCGGGCAGGTCTACGACGCCCACGAAGAAGTCCTGGGGCTGCCGTGTCCGCTCATGGGCGGCGCGCACCTGTGCTTGCCGCTCATGGCGCAGGGCGAGATGCTGGGGCACCTGCAACTGTCCGGGCTGTCCGACGCTGCCGGGCCGTACGCCGCCGTGAAGTCGCTGGCCCAGACCATCGCCAACCAGAGCGCGCTGGGTCTGTCCAACCTCCGGCTGCGGGAATCGCTGCGCCAGCAGAGCATCCGTGATCCCCTAACCGGTCTGTTCAACCGGCGCTATCTCGACGAAACCTTCGAGCGCGAGCTTCAGCGCGCCGTCCGGCACGGGCAGGCGCTGGCGGTGTTGATGCTGGACGTCGATCATTTCAAGCGCTTCAACGACACCTACGGTCACGACGCCGGCGATCTGGTGCTGACCAGCCTGGGGCGGCTGCTGCGCGAGCAGTTCCGCACCGAGGACATCGTGTGCCGCTACGGAGGCGAGGAATTCGCGGTGGTGATGCCCGGCGCGGAGCTGGCCTCGGCCCTGCTGCGCGCCGAGGGCCTGCGCCGCGCCGCCGCTGCCCTCAGCGTCACGTCGGCCGGCACGGTCCTGAACGGCATCACGCTGTCGATCGGGGTGAGCGCTTATCCGCTGCACGGTGACGAACCGGGCCAGCTGCTGACCCTGGCCGATCAAGCGCTCTACCGCGCCAAGCAGACGGGCCGCAACCGGGTGATCGCCGCCCAGAGCTGA
- a CDS encoding PQQ-dependent sugar dehydrogenase encodes MNPNRSMRLSGLSLGLLTVLSACAVVTGPQKAAPNLGLTVPAGFQVTLYASGFKKPRLMALAPNGDVFVADEDTGQVIALLDRNHDGQLDSQQVYASGLNKPNNLAFHGDFLYVANTDGIVRFPYASGDIKASAAPEKIVDLPGGGLHSSRTVVFGPDDRMYVAAGSDCNVCEETDPKRAAVWVYDADGQNGRPYATGLRNAVGLEWFGNTFYATVNGRDLAGNNTPPESFYVLRDGGSYGWPYCYPLARNVPQTWDKAFGKKDQAYCDQAQPSFATTTAHAAPLGLAFYTGQAFPAAYQNKMFVALHGSWNRFPQSGYKVISIDPQTGETADFVTGFLKGVTTSGRPADLQMTTDGALLLTDDSNGLIYRVSYTVK; translated from the coding sequence ATGAACCCGAACCGATCCATGCGGCTCAGCGGACTGTCGCTCGGCCTGCTCACCGTGCTCAGCGCTTGTGCGGTGGTCACCGGTCCCCAGAAGGCGGCGCCCAACCTGGGGCTGACGGTGCCTGCCGGTTTTCAGGTCACCCTCTACGCCAGCGGCTTCAAGAAGCCCCGCCTCATGGCGCTGGCGCCCAACGGCGACGTGTTCGTGGCCGACGAGGACACGGGTCAGGTCATCGCCCTGCTCGACCGCAACCATGACGGTCAGCTCGACAGCCAGCAGGTTTACGCCAGCGGCCTCAACAAACCGAACAACCTGGCCTTTCACGGCGACTTTCTGTATGTAGCCAACACCGACGGGATCGTCCGTTTTCCCTATGCCAGCGGCGACATCAAGGCCAGCGCCGCCCCCGAGAAGATCGTCGATCTGCCGGGCGGCGGCCTGCACTCGTCGCGGACGGTGGTGTTCGGTCCGGACGACCGGATGTATGTCGCCGCCGGCAGCGACTGCAACGTCTGCGAGGAAACCGATCCGAAACGCGCCGCCGTGTGGGTCTACGACGCCGACGGCCAGAACGGGCGCCCCTACGCCACCGGCCTGAGAAACGCGGTGGGGCTGGAGTGGTTCGGCAACACCTTCTACGCCACCGTCAACGGCCGGGACCTGGCCGGCAACAACACGCCGCCGGAGTCGTTTTACGTGCTCAGGGACGGAGGCAGTTACGGCTGGCCCTACTGCTATCCGCTGGCCAGGAACGTTCCGCAGACCTGGGACAAGGCGTTCGGGAAAAAGGACCAGGCCTACTGCGATCAGGCCCAGCCTTCCTTCGCCACCACCACCGCCCACGCCGCGCCGCTGGGCCTGGCCTTCTACACCGGTCAGGCGTTCCCGGCCGCCTACCAGAACAAGATGTTCGTGGCCCTGCACGGCTCCTGGAACCGCTTTCCCCAGTCGGGATACAAGGTCATCAGCATCGATCCTCAGACCGGCGAGACGGCCGACTTCGTCACCGGTTTCCTGAAAGGCGTCACCACCTCCGGTCGGCCGGCGGACCTGCAGATGACCACCGACGGTGCGCTGTTGCTGACCGACGACAGCAACGGCCTGATCTACCGCGTCTCCTACACCGTGAAGTAA
- a CDS encoding DEAD/DEAH box helicase, which translates to MTVLDAPRPTQTFTFQDMQLPAPLRQAVDDLNYTTPTEIQGLALPPARQGKDVLGTAATGSGKTVAFLLPVVERLLTQRSRQTRALVLAPTRELAAQIEEVARALIAHTHLKVVSIFGGVSQGPQQKALRAGTDIVIATPGRLLDHIGQGNIDFRALEVLVLDEADRMLDLGFLPDIRRVLRALPTERQTLLFSATMPDSILKLAGEFQHHPVRVGVRHQGRTNDKIAEALFPVHGELKAKLLIGLLADEEIGMDSVLVFTRTKHRANRLTEQLVNAGISAERIHGNRSQNARTEALAGFKSGKYRVLVATDIAARGIDIDSLGHVVNFDVPVAAEDYVHRAGRTARAGKSGTAFTLVSPQEEDEIRSIERFTKRTLTRRTLEGFDYHAKVEGKLEQPRPAQGGRGGRGQQGGGGGRSTQARAQGNSGGQSAQPRRQEAPRPSRPAGNDIGGGRVGPQPARRRR; encoded by the coding sequence ATGACTGTACTCGACGCACCCCGCCCCACCCAGACCTTCACCTTTCAGGACATGCAGTTGCCCGCGCCGCTTCGGCAGGCGGTGGACGACCTGAACTACACCACCCCCACCGAGATTCAAGGCCTGGCGCTGCCGCCGGCCCGCCAGGGCAAGGACGTGCTCGGCACCGCCGCGACCGGCTCCGGCAAGACGGTGGCTTTTTTGCTGCCGGTGGTCGAGCGGCTGCTGACCCAGCGTTCCCGCCAGACCCGCGCGCTGGTGCTAGCCCCGACCCGCGAACTGGCCGCCCAGATCGAGGAAGTCGCCCGCGCCTTGATTGCCCACACCCACCTCAAGGTGGTGAGCATCTTCGGCGGCGTGTCGCAGGGGCCGCAGCAAAAAGCCTTGCGCGCCGGCACCGACATCGTGATCGCCACGCCGGGACGCCTCCTCGACCACATCGGGCAGGGCAACATCGATTTCCGCGCCCTGGAAGTGCTGGTGCTCGACGAGGCCGACAGGATGCTCGACCTCGGCTTTTTGCCGGACATCCGCCGGGTGCTGCGCGCTTTGCCCACCGAGCGCCAGACCCTGCTGTTCTCGGCCACCATGCCCGACTCGATTCTCAAGCTGGCCGGTGAATTTCAGCACCACCCGGTGCGTGTCGGCGTGCGCCACCAGGGCCGCACCAACGACAAGATCGCCGAGGCGCTGTTTCCGGTTCACGGCGAACTGAAAGCCAAACTGCTGATCGGCCTCCTCGCCGACGAGGAAATCGGCATGGACAGCGTGCTGGTGTTCACCCGCACCAAGCACCGCGCCAACCGCCTCACCGAGCAGCTAGTCAATGCTGGTATCAGCGCCGAGCGCATTCACGGCAACCGCTCGCAGAACGCCCGCACCGAGGCGCTGGCCGGCTTCAAGAGCGGCAAGTACCGGGTGCTGGTCGCCACCGACATCGCCGCGCGCGGCATCGACATCGACTCGCTGGGCCACGTGGTGAACTTCGACGTGCCGGTGGCTGCCGAGGACTACGTTCACCGCGCCGGACGCACCGCCCGCGCCGGCAAGAGCGGCACCGCCTTTACCCTGGTGAGCCCGCAGGAAGAAGACGAGATTCGCAGCATCGAGCGCTTCACCAAGCGCACCCTGACCCGCCGCACCCTGGAGGGCTTCGACTACCACGCCAAGGTGGAAGGCAAGCTCGAGCAGCCCCGGCCCGCCCAGGGTGGGCGCGGCGGGCGCGGTCAGCAAGGTGGAGGGGGAGGACGCTCAACGCAGGCGCGTGCCCAGGGCAATTCAGGCGGCCAGAGCGCCCAGCCGCGCCGCCAGGAAGCTCCGCGACCCAGCCGCCCCGCCGGAAACGACATCGGTGGCGGGCGGGTGGGACCGCAACCGGCCCGCCGACGCCGCTGA